The DNA segment GGGTAAAATCGATTCGGCAAAACTCACTAGAATCCACACACAAGCCAGCACATACCCAATCGACATCGCTGGCACTAACTTTTGCGCCACGTTGGAAATACGCTTCACCCCACCTAAGGTCACCGCCGCAACTAACAGGGTGAGCACCAGTGCCGTCGCCCAAGTGGGTACCTCAAAGGCAATGGTCAGGGCATCGCTAATTGCATTCACTTGGGCAAAAGTACCAATCCCAAAGAACGCCACCCCCACGCCAAACAGGGCAAACAACTTCGCCATCCAATGTAGGCCCAGCCCCCGCTCGATGTAGTACATGGGGCCGCCTGCAATTTGCCCGCGCGCATCGGTGGTGCGATATTTTACCGCCAACATACATTCGGCATACTTGGTCGCCATGCCGAAGAAGGCCGCCAGCCACATCCAAAATAATGCTCCAGGGCCGCCCATCTTAATCGCGGTTGCCACCCCAACAATATTGCCTGTCCCTATGGTGGCCGACAGCGCCGTACACAAGGCGGCGAAGGAAGAGAGATCCCCATGTCCTTTGGCGGGTTTAAATAATAAGCCGAGGGCCATTGGCAAACGAAACACTTGGATAAGCCGCAAACGTAAGGTGAGATAGATGCCCGTCCCCACGAGTAAACACAGGGTAACGGGTCCCCAAACGATACCGTTCAGGCTGCTGAGTAAAGCTTGAAAACTCATGATATTCCTCAATTATTAAACAACTAAATTAATAAAGGAGGAGGAAAAGAAATGGCTGTGACACACCGCTGCCAGCCTAAAGAAAGACTATCACCCAGCCAATAAAGGCAGGGAAAGCGTCCAAAAGACAAACGACAGGGACCGTGCAGTCATCCTCTCCTCTGTCCTTTTGCCTGAGCGTTTCGCAGAATGCACCCATCGACGCACCTACTTTCGCCTTCGG comes from the Shewanella mangrovisoli genome and includes:
- a CDS encoding alanine/glycine:cation symporter family protein, producing MSFQALLSSLNGIVWGPVTLCLLVGTGIYLTLRLRLIQVFRLPMALGLLFKPAKGHGDLSSFAALCTALSATIGTGNIVGVATAIKMGGPGALFWMWLAAFFGMATKYAECMLAVKYRTTDARGQIAGGPMYYIERGLGLHWMAKLFALFGVGVAFFGIGTFAQVNAISDALTIAFEVPTWATALVLTLLVAAVTLGGVKRISNVAQKLVPAMSIGYVLACVWILVSFAESILPALQLVVESAFTPVSAAGGFLGATVAQAIQMGIARGVFSNESGLGSAPIAAAAAKTNEPVEQGLVSMTGTFFDTIIICTMTGLVLIITGVWSGDTAGAAMTSAAFSLGGSAAIGQYLVTIALVCFAFTTILGWHYYGERCWYYLVGERGLRAYQMLFLGLIAVGAFIKLDVIWLLADTVNGLMAIPNLIAIIGLRHVIIAETQSYFVRTLSNRTLDPIY